From the Huiozyma naganishii CBS 8797 chromosome 2, complete genome genome, one window contains:
- the UTP10 gene encoding snoRNA-binding rRNA-processing protein UTP10 (similar to Saccharomyces cerevisiae UTP10 (YJL109C); ancestral locus Anc_1.253), translating into MSSLSDQLAQIAANNSTVALDRKRRQKLHSASLIYNSKTAATQDYDTVFDNAIIALDSLIELDSRFELFKKTLFSETSINIDRNVQTEEENNSLNKAINGYLLLASSMWHLTPTLHATEWLVRKFQIHILNAEMLLLTTLNYYQTPAFKRILNIIKLPHLFAPLSTYTKGDKIPTNLTIVKLFNDLDFLKLYVNHMSGCINQTTTYTNQLLFTTCCVINVIAANSTNEPKLNLLVPLLLELAAKLLSADSVDCQIAAHTILVVFATALPLSKTLILAATETILANLETESAKKSALIAICKLFQTLNGQGNIDQLPAKLYQLFDKRFSFGFLNKFLMEEDVACDKFITSYVRAIARYDHSKLSLIVKLLKISHLENYELRAVIIDSIHLSELLEDKSQLIELFEYFISINEKLVTSCLKALSVSPEIFEIRLTTSLFSSHNMTSQTVTDLEAESIVGKNNDIPDFKTFIDKNSKTVYTKATSLLSESDEIFNKLLSLFTEAVGKKYSAGQFLNVFFTTLEARITFLLRVIVSPAAPIAVRHIASSNISKSLNNIDKESNLFTLVPCLIVALSDVSKNVRIGVKKILSQIAKRPFTKHYFFSKKIYGEKTSLPLLAPKDGETWLKNFLENYIVDNYDLSRFFIPKKNDKIYLLFWANNALTIPLPYGKIFLLRALNKSTSSPSSYSQLFEGFISIYLNERDHWETGCKLNKTSFYEFEKSIVNLISLKEKNQFMIEFIIKSLNSEYEQLSNLVAEKVLSVFDSLKTSFQLQIAQSIIDTTAASEQSYDSVATLQSLPINTDVLNAILKQNKINMDTDVSDIPKRRRRTSSANKSAFQKEEVSLLAEAHIRKITIILETLDKRFVKATPELLYSLFSLLADLEALDQAGGLPVLYAQETLASCMLNIIESLKKEGCDSLKNIRSDILVSAIRNSPSPQLQNKLLLVVGALASLSPETILHSIMPIFTFMGAHSIRQDDAFTIRVVEKTILTVVPALLNNKEVSSNDEAEFLLMSFTTALQHVPKHRRVQLFFVLIKALGSATAIGPFFFLVAHQYTHCVEIFKLGEAKSIIEFSKSLLSRFSVSEQLHGVTHYFTLLDQLLSGFHNDEKKILLQSDTLFSNGILNKNSSELFTFIQQAFNFIDKILQDNDSDYYHSNGSLKMRIYSCLLDNTESKETGFKVREDFAGVLESVLTFINDSNNYFKSDKERNVIISVDQKTEIRKSLFSLMNNTLKMLPINDFVESTLPLLTKSSNKDIKYHIALVIGTKFESETQSVAPSASLVIKILLERISAELEYVNVAQVMLNTMSSMIARFGSRLDSTLVTKALALTTKNLQSEKTEIKISSLTLISNAIQILGVKSIAFYPKVVPVTINIFKQSQSKEKDSLTSPLQLSIILLFANLVKSIPSFLVSNLGDILSIIFFANEVEVQTRLAVLQLIIKNVESREVLKVLAKSWTTTVADSADSVAISLYLSALEGTTEELDKRSATSQSPVFFKLLLSLFEYRSTTSFDNNTVSRIEATVYQISNAYVLKMNDKVFRPSFVLLVKWAFDGEGVGNASMDKSDRLIAFFKFFNKLQENLKGIITSYFTYLLEPTTELLKSFIKKDITNVNLHRLILNSLISSFKYDRDEYWKSTSRFELICETLVDQLKVIENVIGKYLAKAISSLAVNNSGAEEHNQIMNKALSNHMKATCSSREKLWAVRSLKLIYSKVGESWLTLLPQLVPTIAELLEDDDEEVEREVRTGLVTVVENVLGEPFDKYLD; encoded by the coding sequence ATGTCTTCGTTAAGTGATCAATTAGCTCAAATTGCAGCTAATAACTCTACTGTTGCCCTCGACAGAAAGAGGAGACAGAAGCTGCATTCTGCATCTTTAATTTACAATTCCAAGACTGCAGCCACCCAGGATTACGATACCGTTTTCGACAACGCAATCATCGCACTGGATAGCTTAATTGAGCTTGATTCccgttttgaactttttaAGAAGACATTGTTTTCTGAGACGTCGATAAACATTGACAGAAACGTCCAgacagaggaagaaaacaacAGTCTAAATAAAGCAATCAATGGTTATTTACTATTGGCTTCTTCGATGTGGCATTTGACCCCTACGCTACATGCTACTGAATGGCTGGTTAGAAAATTCCAAATACATATTTTGAACGCTGAAATGTTACTATTAACTACATTAAACTACTACCAAACACCAGCTTTTAAAAGAATATTGAACATTATTAAGCTACCGCATCTTTTTGCCCCTCTTTCTACGTACACTAAAGGTGATAAAATTCCAACCAATCTGACAATTGTTAAGCTTTTTAATGATTtagattttttgaaattgtaCGTTAACCACATGAGCGGTTGTATCAATCAAACCACAACCTACACAAACCAATTGCTCTTTACAACATGCTGTGTTATCAACGTAATTGCGGCAAATTCAACCAACGAGCCGAAGTTGAACCTGCTAGTTCCACTTCTGCTGGAACTGGCTGCCAAATTATTGAGTGCTGACTCAGTGGATTGTCAAATTGCAGCCCATACAATTCTGGTTGTGTTTGCCACTGCACTACCTTTGTCTAAAACACTAATCTTGGCCGCTACTGAAACAATTTTAGCCAATCTGGAAACCGAATCTGCCAAAAAATCTGCATTAATTGCTATATGCAAGCTATTCCAAACTCTAAATGGCCAAGGAAATATCGACCAACTCCCAGCAAAACTTTATCAGTTGTTTGACAAAAGGTTTTCCTTTGGATTTCTTAACAAGTTTTTGATGGAAGAGGACGTTGCATGTGATAAGTTTATCACTTCATATGTGAGGGCTATTGCAAGATATGACCATTCAAAACTGTCTTTGATTGTCAAGTTattgaaaatatcacaCTTAGAAAACTACGAATTGAGAGCTGTCATTATAGACTCCATTCATTTGTCTGAATTGCTAGAAGACAAGTCCCAACTTATTGAATTGTTTGAATACTTCATCTCCATCAACGAGAAACTCGTCACGAGCTGTTTGAAAGCCTTGAGTGTTAGCcctgaaatttttgaaataaGATTAACAACCTCTTTATTCTCTTCTCATAACATGACCTCCCAGACTGTTACAGATTTGGAAGCTGAAAGTATTGTAGGGAAAAACAATGACATACCAGATTTCAAGACATTTATCGACAAGAATTCTAAAACGGTGTATACAAAAGCGACTTCACTGCTTAGTGAATCGGATGAGattttcaacaaattgTTGTCGCTGTTCACCGAAGCTGTTGGGAAAAAATACTCCGCTGGCCAATTCTTAAATGTTTTCTTCACCACTTTAGAAGCGAGAATTACATTTCTGTTGCGAGTCATTGTTTCACCAGCTGCACCAATCGCTGTAAGACACATCGCTTCATCCAACATATCGAAATCGCTAAACAATATTGACAAAGAGTCCAATCTTTTTACTCTTGTTCCATGTCTCATTGTTGCGTTAAGTGATGTTTCTAAAAATGTGAGAATTGGTGTAAAGAAAATTCTTTCCCAAATTGCCAAAAGACCTTTCACCAAGCATtatttcttctccaaaaaaatctACGGAGAGAAAACCTCATTGCCGCTGTTGGCCCCAAAAGACGGGGAAACTTGGTTAAAGAACTTTTTAGAAAACTACATTGTCGATAATTACGACCTCTCACGGTTTTTcattccaaaaaaaaatgacaaaatTTATCTATTGTTTTGGGCCAACAATGCTCTAACCATTCCTCTTCCATatggaaaaattttcttaCTAAGAGCACTCAATAAAAGTACGTCTTCTCCAAGCAGTTACTCCCAGCTCTTTGAAGGCTTTATTTCCATATATCTAAATGAGAGAGACCACTGGGAAACTGGATGCAAACTTAACAAAACAAGTTTCTACgaatttgaaaagtctATAGTGAACTTGATATCgttaaaggaaaaaaaccAGTTCATGATCGAGTTTATAATTAAGTCGTTGAACTCTGAATATGAGCAATTGTCCAATCTGGTTGCCGAAAAGGTGCTTTCAGTATTtgactctttgaaaacgtcttttcaacttcaaattgCCCAGAGCATCATTGACACTACAGCAGCTTCAGAACAAAGCTACGATTCTGTTGCTACCCTGCAATCTCTACCGATAAACACAGATGTCTTGAACGCCATTTTGAAGCAAAACAAGATTAATATGGACACTGATGTTTCTGATATTCCCAAAAgacggagaagaacatcTTCTGCAAACAAATCGGCTTTTcaaaaagaggaagttTCCTTGTTGGCTGAAGCCCACATCAGGAAAATCACCATAATTTTGGAAACGTTAGATAAGCGTTTTGTGAAGGCTACACCGGAGCTACTTTACTCCTTGTTCTCCCTGTTAGCCGACTTAGAAGCGTTAGATCAAGCTGGAGGCTTGCCAGTTTTGTATGCACAAGAAACGCTGGCTTCATGTATGCTGAATATTATCGagtcgttgaagaaggaaggTTGTGATAGcttgaaaaatatcagaTCAGATATTCTTGTATCTGCTATCAGAAACTCTCCGTCTCCTCAGCTACAGAACAAATTGCTTCTTGTGGTCGGGGCGTTGGCTTCTCTCAGCCCGGAAACTATACTGCATTCAATCATGCCTATCTTTACCTTTATGGGTGCTCACAGTATTCGTCAAGACGATGCATTTACCATTAGAGTTGTCGAAAAGACGATACTAACCGTTGTTCCCGCACTATTAAACAACAAAGAAGTGTCTTCGAACGACGAAGCTGAATTTTTGTTAATGAGTTTTACCACAGCCCTTCAGCACGTTCCAAAACACAGAAGGGTTCagttgttttttgttttgattAAAGCCTTAGGGAGTGCCACCGCCATTGGtccatttttctttttggttGCTCATCAATATACACACTGCGTGGAAATATTCAAGCTGGGTGAGGCAAAGAGTATAATTGAGTTTTCTAAGTCCTTGTTATCACGGTTTAGCGTTTCTGAACAGTTACATGGTGTTACTCACTACTTTACTTTGTTAGATCAGTTACTTTCTGGTTTTCAcaatgatgaaaagaaaattttgttACAGTCAGACACACTATTTTCCAATGGGATTTTAAACAAGAACTCTTCAGAGTTGTTTACTTTCATTCAGCAAGCTTTTAATTTTATTGACAAGATTCTTCAGGATAACGACTCCGATTATTACCATTCCAATGGAAGTCTGAAGATGAGAATTTATTCCTGTTTACTCGATAACACCGAATCGAAAGAAACGGGGTTTAAAGTCAGAGAAGATTTTGCTGGGGTGCTAGAAAGTGTTTTAACCTTTATCAATGATTCCAATAACTACTTTAAATCTgacaaagagagaaatgTGATTATCTCAGTTGATCAGAAGACAGAGATTCGCAAGAGTCTATTTAGTTTGATGAATAATACCTTGAAAATGCTACCGATCAATGACTTTGTTGAGAGCACGCTACCTTTATTGACTAAGAGCTCTAACAAGGATATAAAGTACCACATTGCCTTGGTGATTGGCACTAAGTTTGAATCTGAAACCCAATCTGTTGCACCATCTGCTTCTCTGGTTATCAAAATCCTGTTAGAAAGAATTTCAGCAGAACTCGAATATGTGAATGTTGCTCAAGTGATGCTAAATACAATGTCGTCGATGATTGCAAGATTTGGTAGCAGGTTAGACAGCACGTTGGTCACAAAAGCGCTCGCACTTACTACGAAAAATCTTCAATctgaaaaaactgaaattAAGATTTCTTCCTTGACTTTAATTAGCAATGCAATTCAGATACTGGGAGTCAAGTCCATTGCCTTCTACCCCAAGGTTGTTCCTGTCACGATTAATATCTTTAAACAATCTCAATCCAAGGAGAAAGACTCATTAACCTcacctcttcaattgagTATCATATTGCTATTTGCCAATCTAGTCAAGAGTATTCCAAGTTTTTTGGTATCCAATTTGGGCGATATTCTATCAATCATTTTCTTTGCCAATGAAGTGGAAGTTCAGACGAGACTCgctgttcttcaattgaTAATCAAGAATGTTGAATCGAGAGAAGTTTTGAAGGTGCTAGCAAAGTCTTGGACGACTACTGTTGCAGACTCAGCCGACTCCGTTGCCATTTCTCTGTACCTCAGCGCACTTGAAGGTACTACTGAAGAACTGGACAAGAGATCTGCTACCTCCCAGTCCCCAGTGTTTTTCAAGCTTTTGTTATCACTATTTGAATACAGATCTACTACTTCGTTTGACAATAACACCGTCAGCCGTATAGAAGCCACCGTGTACCAGATTTCTAATGCATacgttttgaagatgaatGATAAGGTATTTAGACCATCGTTTGTCTTGTTGGTCAAATGGGCATTCGACGGCGAAGGTGTTGGTAATGCATCGATGGATAAGAGCGATAGGCTAATTGcttttttcaaattcttcaacaagCTACAGGAAAACCTGAAAGGTATTATCACATCATACTTTACCTATTTGTTGGAACCCACCACTGAATTGTTGAAGAGCTTTATCAAGAAGGATATAACAAACGTGAATCTTCACCGTTTGATCTTGAACTCACTGATCTCATCGTTCAAATACGATAGAGATGAGTACTGGAAATCAACGTCAAGATTTGAATTGATATGTGAAACGCTTGTTGACCAACTAAAGGTGATTGAGAACGTCATAGGTAAGTACCTTGCTAAGGCGATAAGTTCTTTGGCCGTGAACAACAGCGGTGCAGAGGAACACAACCAGATCATGAACAAAGCACTGTCCAACCACATGAAAGCTACATGCTCTTCTAGGGAAAAGCTGTGGGCCGTTAGATCATTGAAACTAATCTATTCCAAGGTGGGAGAGAGCTGGTTGACCCTACTACCGCAGTTGGTTCCAACTATTGCGGAACTGCTagaggacgatgacgaggaagtTGAGCGCGAAGTCAGAACAGGACTGGTCACTGTTGTGGAGAACGTTCTGGGTGAACCTTTTGATAAATACTTGGATTGA
- the KNAG0B01650 gene encoding threonine/serine exporter family protein (similar to Saccharomyces cerevisiae PRM10 (YJL108C); ancestral locus Anc_1.254), with product MANTVRFTHERPEEIETGSSHCSSRSQSHVQFHHDSKNDDYINNTVNNFATNIGLAPGMHSHNSQEKTSDEESQTHSVGGNDIPMIDFNEKAREILGKHTVMDADTLTDHSDASSTIIDSGDDSGFFAAPMDGIEDGDMDNTDSENDFEAVLDEDGEEIAAPKRVRGGVLGSLMKLYQNEEVAPSSASLMSTASESDVMAKRKKNMATNMAHKSMDKTKGQIKRLKRKKKSAERRITRHIADLLQRQRFVLRMCKALMLYGAPTHRLEDYMVMTCRVLEIDGQFLYIPGCMIVSFGDSTTRTSEVQLVRCAQGLNLWKLHQVHSIYKTVIHDKKSAEEGNLEIDTIIADKNLYPPWLCVLLFGFCSAMVTPYAFGGHWVNLAISFFMGSCVGFLQFVVSNRSHLYSNVFEITASIVVSFCGRAFGSIPHSKICFGAVTQGSLALILPGYIILCGSLELQSRNMVAGAVRMFYAIIYSLFLGFGITLGTALFGWLYGGATNEASCPQLISPWFRFLFVPAFTIGISLLNQAKWTQLPTMVIISSAGYVVTYFAGKHFQNSTEFTAALAAFVIGVMGNLYSRIWQGLAVSAMLPAIFVQVPSGVASQSSLLSGLNSANQIVRGNSTSAAGSTDITSGMSFGVTMIEVSIGISVGLFASTLFVYPFGKKTSSLFSL from the coding sequence ATGGCGAACACCGTTAGATTCACGCACGAGAGGCcggaagaaattgagacCGGCAGTTCTCATTGTAGTTCGAGGAGCCAATCGCACGTGCAATTCCATCACGATTCAAAGAATGACGATTACATCAACAATACCGTGAACAATTTTGCCACGAATATTGGGTTGGCACCCGGGATGCACTCGCATAACTCCCAGGAGAAGACATCTGACGAGGAGTCTCAGACTCATTCTGTCGGTGGCAATGATATACCTATGATTGATTTCAACGAAAAGGCGAGAGAAATCCTCGGGAAACACACTGTCATGGATGCAGACACGCTGACAGATCACTCCGATGCGTCATCCACCATTATAGATTCTGGTGACGATTCAGGATTCTTCGCTGCTCCCATGGATGGTATTGAAGATGGGGACATGGACAACACCGATTCCGAAAACGACTTCGAGGCAGTGCTGGATGAAGATGGGGAGGAAATCGCGGCACCTAAAAGAGTCCGGGGTGGGGTGTTGGGGTCGTTGATGAAACTGTATCAAAATGAAGAAGTGGCCCCATCGTCCGCATCCTTAATGTCGACCGCTAGCGAAAGCGACGTCATGGCCAAACGGAAGAAGAATATGGCAACTAACATGGCACACAAGTCGATGGACAAAACAAAGGGCCAAATCAAGAGACTtaaaaggaagaagaaatctGCAGAAAGGAGGATAACACGTCATATTGCCGATCTGCTACAAAGACAGAGATTTGTTCTGAGAATGTGTAAAGCTTTGATGCTGTACGGGGCTCCTACCCACCGTCTGGAAGATTACATGGTCATGACTTGCAGAGTCCTAGAGATTGATGGCCAATTCCTCTATATCCCAGGTTGTATGATCGTATCCTTTGGTGAttctacaacaagaacttCGGAAGTTCAACTGGTTAGATGTGCACAAGGTTTGAACCTGTGGAAACTCCACCAGGTCCACTCCATATACAAAACTGTCATTCATGATAAAAAGAGTGCCGAGGAAGGGAACCTCGAAATCGATACCATCATAGCCGACAAGAATCTATATCCACCTTGGCTATGTGTCCTACTTTTCGGGTTCTGCTCCGCCATGGTCACGCCGTATGCATTCGGCGGTCACTGGGTAAATCTGGCGATATCATTTTTTATGGGTTCTTGTGTGGGGTTTCTACAATTTGTCGTTTCTAACAGGTCACACTTGTACTCCAACGTATTTGAAATCACAGCTTCCATTGTAGTCAGCTTCTGTGGGAGAGCATTCGGTTCCATTCCTCACTCAAAAATCTGTTTCGGAGCTGTAACTCAGGGCTCCCTGGCGTTGATTCTACCAGGGTACATTATTTTATGTGGTTCATTGGAGTTGCAGAGCAGAAATATGGTAGCTGGGGCTGTTAGAATGTTTTACGCCATCATTTACTCGCTGTTTCTGGGTTTCGGTATAACGTTGGGTACAGCACTGTTTGGTTGGTTATATGGTGGCGCTACTAATGAAGCGTCTTGTCCACAACTGATATCGCCATGGTTCAGATTTTTATTCGTGCCAGCGTTCACCATTGGTATTTCGTTGTTGAACCAAGCTAAATGGACACAGCTCCCAACCATGGTAATCATATCCAGTGCTGGTTATGTGGTGACGTACTTTGCAGGGAAGCATTTCCAGAACTCCACGGAGTTCACGGCTGCGTTGGCAGCCTTCGTCATTGGTGTCATGGGGAATCTTTATTCCAGAATTTGGCAGGGGCTGGCTGTCTCAGCCATGTTGCCCGCCATTTTTGTCCAGGTGCCTTCTGGTGTAGCCTCACAGAGTTCACTACTGTCAGGGTTGAACAGTGCCAACCAAATTGTTCGTGGTAATAGCACATCAGCGGCAGGGTCCACCGATATAACCTCCGGTATGTCATTTGGTGTTACCATGATAGAAGTTTCCATCGGTATTTCTGTTGGATTATTTGCATCGACACTATTTGTCTACCCATTCGGTAAGAAAACCAGTAGTTTGTTTAGTTTATAA
- the IME2 gene encoding protein kinase IME2 (similar to Saccharomyces cerevisiae IME2 (YJL106W); ancestral locus Anc_1.255) → MITAEFQNTGDTLGVKDRFVPSDVDNPPSNIPLHSLENRYFMIKELGNGSFGTVSLSKALVDLDSLPQKKTYDRTLLHQRNKKNDNHMSKMQNIVAIKTMLARLDTLHYYKRVREVKFILKMPSSKYLIQIFEIFVDDIEFQLHIVMEYMEQNLYQMMRHRRRRVFSYPSLKSILAQILAGIKHIHRHNFFHRDIKPENILISPSSIYFDKSVVENGEYTDNYVVKLADFGLAREVSNKNTYTAYVSTRWYRSPEILLRNGYYSRPLDIWAFGCVALEATTFKPLFPGSDELDQIWKILEVLGTPHPVLESTQTHYIPNGGFWEDSVKLAERLKLRFPYVEGVSIKAILSNPQLSDLTKMIECCLKWDPNKRATAEDLSRMKFFEGTVVQEDSTLLYNNSMGITNTEQAMIFAGIPANGDSYTNKPLIFTESSNKIGIVNNCNENSATENYTFGNRNNAAIKKTVLEDKSSMYKPMEQKVTINEFLNDYNGDIKGHGNVHSAENTLRVNEIEMEENEFIEDTNDDADTSSSYQAECDLSNEIERSLDFFPIPKEVPESINQAGSTTYENDPHACNVKKLSENIDVVNRDDSAFFEQCFYETPELMGDGFFDTGRERKDYTCNTGPTGGQRHISESDQEMMEYPLSANQGITEGNGVNDEASRDNYHYYHTPCGSHLDHHHQCGDTKQAGSATNYDKVHSSIDSIHDFTPRIFLPPNVQCTVPTHGSSIFQREQVQQGYNNKMNRSQDISQYFSNVTF, encoded by the coding sequence ATGATCACCGCCGAATTTCAAAATACCGGAGATACACTAGGTGTTAAAGACAGGTTTGTTCCGTCCGATGTGGATAACCCACCTTCAAACATTCCCTTGCACAGCTTGGAAAACAGATATTTCATGATAAAGGAACTCGGGAATGGCTCATTCGGAACAGTTAGCTTATCAAAGGCATTGGTTGACTTGGACAGTTTACCACAGAAAAAAACGTATGACAGGACTTTACTGCATCAACGGAATAAGAAGAACGACAATCACATGTCCAAAATGCAGAACATAGTAGCAATAAAGACTATGTTGGCAAGGTTGGATACATTGCACTATTACAAACGTGTCAGAGAGGTCAAGtttattttgaagatgcCCTCGAGTAAATATCTGATCCAAATATTTGAGATTTTTGTCGATGACATCGAATTTCAACTGCACATCGTCATGGAGTACATGGAACAGAATTTGTACCAAATGATGAGACACAGAAGGCGCAGAGTGTTTTCTTATCCATCGTTGAAATCCATACTGGCTCAAATATTGGCTGGCATTAAACATATCCATCGCCACAATTTTTTCCACAGAGACATAAAACCAGAGAATATCTTGATTTCACCGAGTTCCATATATTTCGATAAGTCTGTTGTGGAGAATGGGGAGTACACAGATAACTACGTTGTCAAATTGGCAGATTTTGGCTTGGCTAGAGAGGTCTCGAACAAAAACACGTATACCGCATACGTGTCGACTAGGTGGTACAGGTCTCCAGAGATATTGCTCCGCAATGGCTACTACTCCAGACCCCTGGATATTTGGGCCTTTGGTTGTGTTGCCTTGGAGGCAACGACATTTAAACCGCTGTTCCCTGGTTCAGATGAGCTAGATCAAATATGGAAGATCTTGGAGGTTCTTGGGACCCCGCACCCTGTTTTGGAGTCCACACAAACACACTATATCCCCAATGGTGGGTTTTGGGAAGATTCTGTCAAGTTGGCAGAGCGGTTGAAATTGAGATTTCCCTACGTGGAGGGAGTCTCGATCAAAGCTATCCTTTCTAACCCGCAATTGTCAGACTTGACTAAAATGATAGAATGTTGTCTCAAGTGGGATCCAAATAAGAGAGCTACTGCTGAAGATTTATCGCGGatgaaattttttgaaggcACTGTGGTGCAAGAGGATAGCACATTGCTTTACAATAATAGCATGGGCATTACAAATACCGAGCAAGCAATGATTTTTGCTGGCATCCCCGCAAATGGGGACTCATACACTAATAAACCGCTCATTTTTACCGAGTCCAGTAATAAGATTGGTATTGTTAACAACTGTAACGAAAATAGTGCTACCGAAAATTACACTTTTGGCAATCGCAACAATGCTGCAATAAAGAAGACcgtacttgaagataaGAGCAGCATGTACAAGCCAATGGAGCAGAAAGTCACCATCAATGAGTTTCTCAATGATTACAATGGGGACATCAAGGGTCACGGCAATGTACATTCTGCAGAGAATACTTTAAGAGTCAATGAAATAGAGATGGAGGAGAATGAGTTTATTGAGGACACAAATGATGATGCGGATACAAGTTCATCCTACCAAGCTGAATGTGACCTGTCCAATGAGATTGAGCGGAGTTTGGATTTTTTCCCGATACCAAAGGAGGTACCAGAATCTATCAACCAAGCTGGTTCTACAACGTATGAAAATGACCCTCATGCCTGCAATGTGAAGAAACTGTCGGAGAACATTGACGTTGTCAACAGAGACGACTCTGCATTTTTTGAGCAATGTTTCTATGAGACTCCAGAATTGATGGGCGATGGGTTCTTTGATACTGGTAGAGAAAGGAAGGACTACACTTGCAATACTGGACCCACTGGGGGGCAAAGACATATCTCTGAATCGGATCAAGAAATGATGGAGTACCCACTTTCCGCTAACCAAGGTATCACTGAGGGCAATGGTGTCAATGACGAAGCTTCTCGGGACAACTACCATTACTACCATACACCTTGTGGTAGTCATTTAGACCACCACCATCAATGTGGGGATACCAAGCAAGCTGGTTCTGCCACCAATTACGACAAAGTACACAGTTCTATTGATTCGATCCACGATTTTACGCCGAGGATATTCTTACCGCCCAATGTTCAATGTACTGTTCCCACACATGGATCAAGTATTTTCCAACGAGAACAAGTGCAGCAAGGGTACAATAACAAGATGAACCGTTCACAAGACATAAGCCAATATTTCAGCAACGTGACGTTTTAG